The Azospirillum brasilense genome window below encodes:
- a CDS encoding extracellular solute-binding protein, which yields MKRFALSVIGAVAAIAIAGPALAQAKKPVNIYIWNDYLGESTLADFTKATGYDTKVDLYDSLELLEQKVLVGKSGYDVIVPTAEPTLSRMIQAKVVAPLDKAKIPNLKNVDPKVLKLLENSDPSNKFAVPYLGGTVGIAIIPEKIKAVAPDVPLDSWDLIFKPEVAKKVAACGITVMDSAIDVIPSVLNYLGLDPNSEKKEDLDKVEKTLLAVRPYIKQFVTGQNINILAGGDACVVMAYNGDAIQGAARAEEAKNGVKVEYITPKEGVQVWWDTLAIPADAPNKEGAHAYINFILDPANTAAISNTVSYANAVPASLASVDEAVKTNPAVFLPENSTVKLFALKSIKQATDRARTRVWTKVKTGK from the coding sequence ATGAAACGTTTCGCTCTCAGCGTCATCGGCGCCGTCGCGGCGATCGCCATCGCCGGCCCGGCGCTGGCCCAGGCCAAGAAGCCGGTCAACATCTACATCTGGAACGACTATCTGGGCGAATCGACGCTGGCGGACTTCACCAAGGCCACCGGCTACGACACCAAGGTGGACCTGTACGACAGCCTGGAACTGCTGGAGCAGAAGGTGCTGGTCGGCAAGTCGGGCTACGACGTGATCGTCCCCACCGCCGAGCCGACCCTGTCGCGCATGATCCAGGCGAAGGTCGTGGCGCCGCTCGACAAGGCGAAGATCCCGAATCTGAAGAACGTCGACCCGAAGGTTCTCAAGCTCCTCGAGAACTCGGACCCCAGCAACAAGTTCGCCGTGCCCTATCTGGGCGGCACGGTCGGCATCGCCATCATCCCGGAGAAGATCAAGGCCGTCGCCCCCGACGTCCCGCTCGACAGCTGGGACCTGATCTTCAAGCCGGAGGTGGCGAAGAAGGTCGCGGCCTGCGGCATCACCGTGATGGATTCGGCCATCGACGTGATCCCGTCGGTGCTGAACTACCTCGGCCTTGATCCGAACTCCGAGAAGAAGGAGGATCTGGACAAGGTCGAGAAGACGCTGCTGGCGGTCCGCCCCTACATCAAGCAGTTCGTCACCGGCCAGAACATCAACATCCTGGCGGGCGGCGACGCCTGCGTCGTCATGGCCTACAACGGCGACGCCATCCAGGGTGCCGCCCGCGCCGAGGAAGCCAAGAACGGCGTGAAGGTCGAATACATCACGCCGAAGGAAGGCGTGCAGGTGTGGTGGGACACGCTGGCCATCCCGGCGGACGCGCCGAACAAGGAGGGCGCGCACGCCTACATCAACTTCATCCTGGACCCGGCGAACACCGCCGCGATCTCCAACACGGTCAGCTACGCCAACGCCGTTCCGGCCTCGCTGGCCTCGGTCGACGAAGCGGTGAAGACCAACCCCGCCGTTTTCCTGCCGGAGAACAGCACCGTCAAGCTGTTCGCCCTGAAGTCGATCAAGCAGGCCACCGACCGGGCCCGCACCCGCGTCTGGACCAAGGTGAAGACCGGCAAGTAA
- a CDS encoding glutamine synthetase family protein — MGFMEDFIKKNRITEVECLVPDMSGIARGKIVPAEKFLRILRDRGLRLPEAIFVQTVTGEYPEDDAVTSDENSDIYMIPDERTIRFVPWYEEPTAQVITDCVYADGSPVNFSPRHVLKRVLSLYEERGWKPMVAPELEFFLVQVNKDPDYPLVPPVGRNGRVESGRQAFGIDAVNEFDPIFEMVYDFCEAQDIDIDTLTHEAGAAQIEINFNHGDALELADQAFLFKRTAREAALRHQVYATFMAKPMQNEPGSAMHIHQSVVDADSGRNLFSDANGADTPLFMSHIAGLQKYLPYAMPLLAPNVNSYRRLVPNSDAPINVHWGRDNRTTGLRVPVSPADSRRVENRVAGADANPYLAIAASLACGYLGMAQGLEPTDPVKGSAYRLAFTLPRHQGDALQKFNACKPLKEVLGEKFLDAVTCVKEAEYEAYHRVISSWERENLLLNV, encoded by the coding sequence ATGGGTTTCATGGAAGACTTCATCAAGAAGAACCGCATCACCGAAGTGGAATGCCTCGTGCCCGACATGTCGGGCATCGCGCGCGGCAAGATCGTGCCCGCCGAGAAGTTCCTGCGCATCCTGCGCGACCGCGGTCTGCGGCTGCCCGAGGCGATCTTCGTCCAGACCGTCACCGGGGAGTACCCGGAGGACGACGCGGTCACCTCGGACGAGAATTCCGACATCTACATGATCCCGGACGAGCGGACGATCCGCTTCGTCCCCTGGTACGAGGAGCCGACCGCCCAGGTCATCACCGACTGCGTCTACGCCGACGGCAGCCCGGTGAACTTCTCGCCCCGCCATGTGCTGAAGCGGGTGCTGTCGCTCTATGAGGAGCGCGGCTGGAAGCCGATGGTGGCGCCGGAGCTGGAATTCTTCCTCGTCCAGGTCAACAAGGACCCCGATTATCCGCTGGTGCCGCCGGTCGGCCGCAACGGGCGGGTGGAGAGCGGGAGGCAGGCCTTCGGCATCGACGCGGTGAACGAGTTCGATCCGATCTTCGAGATGGTCTACGACTTCTGCGAAGCGCAGGACATCGACATCGACACCCTGACCCACGAGGCCGGGGCGGCGCAGATCGAGATCAACTTCAACCACGGCGACGCGCTGGAACTGGCCGACCAGGCCTTCCTGTTCAAGCGGACGGCGCGCGAGGCGGCGCTGCGCCATCAGGTCTACGCGACCTTCATGGCCAAGCCGATGCAGAACGAGCCGGGCAGCGCCATGCACATCCACCAGTCGGTGGTCGATGCGGATTCCGGGCGCAACCTGTTCTCCGACGCCAACGGGGCGGACACCCCGCTGTTCATGTCCCACATCGCCGGACTTCAGAAGTATCTGCCCTACGCGATGCCGCTTCTGGCGCCGAACGTGAACTCCTACCGCCGGCTGGTGCCGAACTCCGACGCGCCGATCAACGTGCATTGGGGCCGCGACAACCGCACCACCGGCCTGCGCGTTCCCGTCTCGCCCGCCGATTCGCGCCGGGTGGAGAACCGGGTGGCCGGCGCCGACGCGAATCCGTACCTCGCCATCGCCGCGTCGCTGGCCTGCGGCTATCTCGGCATGGCCCAGGGGCTGGAGCCGACCGACCCGGTGAAGGGGTCCGCCTACCGGCTGGCCTTCACCCTGCCGCGCCACCAGGGCGACGCGCTTCAGAAGTTCAACGCCTGCAAGCCCCTGAAGGAGGTGCTGGGCGAAAAATTCCTGGACGCGGTGACCTGCGTGAAGGAGGCGGAGTACGAAGCCTATCACCGCGTGATCAGCTCCTGGGAGCGCGAGAATCTTCTGCTGAACGTTTGA
- a CDS encoding NAD(P)/FAD-dependent oxidoreductase yields the protein MPTSSHIRSWYADTATPYPQHPVLEDSLSCDVCVVGGGYTGLMTALELAEQGYDVVLLEANRVGWGASGRNGGQIITGYNKSMSTIERWVGAEDARRLWDLGEESKALLAERVAKHAIPCDLTWGFAHAAVKPRHMDDVAAMEREMRDRYGYDKVRALDREAMRAVVGSDAYVGGLADDGSGHLHPLNYALGLADAAARAGVRIFEDSRVAAIGTGDRPFASTAKGRVTARFLVLAGNAYLGALAPRLSAVVMPVATYMIATEPLGEATATSLLPTNLAVSDMNFVLNYFRRSADHRLLFGGGVSYSGLDAPGLKIAMRSKMLAVFPQLRGAAVDHFWGGHVAITMNRMPQVGRLTPTTYFAHGYSGHGVALAGMAGRVMAEAIRGAAERFDVFARVPHLPFPGGRRFRTPALVLAMLWFRLRDLL from the coding sequence ATGCCGACATCATCCCACATCCGCTCGTGGTACGCCGACACCGCGACTCCATACCCGCAGCACCCGGTGCTGGAGGACTCGCTGTCCTGCGACGTCTGCGTGGTCGGTGGCGGCTACACCGGGCTGATGACCGCGCTGGAACTGGCCGAGCAAGGCTACGACGTGGTTCTGCTGGAAGCCAACCGCGTCGGCTGGGGGGCTTCGGGCCGCAACGGCGGGCAGATCATCACCGGCTACAACAAGTCGATGAGCACCATCGAGCGCTGGGTCGGGGCGGAGGACGCCCGGCGCCTGTGGGACCTCGGCGAGGAGTCGAAGGCATTGCTGGCGGAACGGGTGGCGAAGCACGCCATTCCCTGCGACCTCACCTGGGGCTTCGCCCACGCGGCGGTGAAGCCGCGCCACATGGACGACGTGGCGGCGATGGAGCGCGAGATGCGCGACCGCTACGGCTACGACAAGGTCCGCGCGCTCGACCGCGAGGCCATGCGGGCGGTGGTGGGCAGCGACGCCTATGTCGGCGGGCTGGCCGACGACGGAAGCGGGCACCTGCACCCGCTGAACTACGCGCTGGGCCTCGCCGATGCCGCCGCGCGGGCCGGCGTGCGCATCTTCGAGGACAGCCGCGTCGCCGCTATCGGCACCGGGGATCGTCCCTTTGCCAGCACGGCGAAGGGCCGGGTGACAGCGCGTTTCCTCGTGCTGGCCGGGAACGCCTATCTGGGGGCGCTGGCGCCGCGCCTGTCGGCTGTGGTGATGCCCGTCGCCACCTACATGATCGCCACCGAGCCGCTGGGCGAGGCCACTGCGACGTCCCTGCTGCCGACCAATCTGGCGGTCAGCGACATGAACTTCGTGCTCAACTACTTCCGCCGCTCCGCCGACCACCGGCTGCTGTTCGGCGGCGGCGTCAGCTATTCCGGCCTGGACGCGCCGGGGCTGAAGATCGCCATGCGGTCCAAGATGCTGGCGGTCTTCCCGCAGCTCCGCGGCGCCGCGGTCGATCACTTCTGGGGCGGCCATGTCGCCATCACCATGAACCGCATGCCGCAGGTCGGGCGGCTGACGCCGACCACTTATTTCGCCCACGGCTATTCGGGCCACGGGGTGGCGCTGGCCGGCATGGCCGGTCGGGTCATGGCGGAGGCGATCCGCGGCGCGGCGGAGCGGTTCGACGTGTTCGCCAGGGTGCCCCACCTGCCCTTCCCCGGCGGGCGGCGATTCCGCACACCCGCCCTTGTCCTCGCGATGCTCTGGTTCCGGCTGCGCGATCTGCTGTAA